A section of the Acidobacteriota bacterium genome encodes:
- a CDS encoding PAS domain S-box protein, whose translation VNPITADDGTISGFLAIQRDITARRQVENALRESEALFRRVFDDLPVGTALVAADGRFHRANKAFCAMMGRSEAELKELTSADITHPDDRPSSLAAIRDLREGRIDHISMEKRYVRKDGATVWGSISVRLIDDADGRPLWTMPVVVDVTERQRLEQQLRQSQKMEAVGQLAGGIAHDFNNILTAMMGYCELLLDQAPPESPAAIDLEQILEGGKRAAALTRQLLAFSRKQVLRLEVVDLNEVLGRFQQFARPLIGEDIRMEVDLAGVPVRTRADASQLEQVLLNLLVNARDAMPGGGRIIMRTDAVTIGRDYASHHVAMEPGEYVELVVSDTGAGMSEHVKQHLFEPFFTTKEAGKGTGLGLATIYGIVKQMGGFIWVYSEEARGTTFKIYFPRCKEGQQQPAERLDCGLTLGGKERILLVEDDGAVRKFASAVLSRNGYQVSEAENGDAALSHLRALVDWPDLVVTDIVMPGMNGPELARTLVSERPDTRVLFTSGYASGRFAERGAFEGTHVLEKPFAATDLLLRVREALDR comes from the coding sequence GTCAATCCGATTACGGCCGACGACGGAACGATCTCCGGCTTCCTCGCAATCCAGCGGGACATCACGGCGCGCCGCCAGGTCGAAAACGCGCTGCGGGAGAGCGAGGCCTTGTTCCGGCGCGTCTTCGATGACCTCCCGGTCGGGACGGCACTGGTGGCGGCCGACGGCCGCTTTCACCGGGCCAACAAGGCGTTCTGCGCGATGATGGGGCGCTCCGAAGCGGAGCTGAAGGAGCTGACCTCCGCCGACATCACGCACCCGGACGATCGGCCCTCCTCCCTGGCGGCCATCCGCGATCTGCGCGAGGGGCGCATCGACCACATTTCGATGGAGAAGCGGTACGTCCGAAAGGACGGCGCGACGGTGTGGGGCTCGATCTCGGTGCGCCTCATCGACGATGCCGACGGTCGTCCGCTCTGGACCATGCCGGTCGTGGTCGATGTGACCGAACGGCAGCGGCTGGAGCAGCAGCTCCGCCAGTCGCAGAAGATGGAAGCGGTCGGCCAGCTCGCAGGCGGCATCGCGCACGATTTCAACAACATCCTCACCGCGATGATGGGCTATTGCGAGCTGCTGCTGGACCAGGCTCCGCCAGAAAGTCCGGCGGCGATCGACCTGGAGCAGATCCTCGAGGGAGGGAAACGCGCCGCGGCGCTCACGCGCCAGCTCCTCGCCTTCAGCCGCAAGCAGGTGCTGCGGCTGGAAGTCGTGGATCTCAACGAGGTGCTCGGACGATTCCAGCAGTTCGCGCGCCCCCTCATCGGCGAAGACATCCGCATGGAAGTGGATCTGGCCGGCGTGCCGGTGCGCACGCGCGCCGACGCGTCGCAGCTCGAGCAGGTCCTCCTGAACCTGCTCGTCAACGCCCGCGACGCGATGCCGGGTGGCGGCCGCATCATCATGCGCACCGACGCAGTCACGATCGGCAGGGACTACGCGAGCCATCACGTGGCCATGGAGCCGGGGGAATACGTGGAGCTGGTCGTCTCCGACACCGGCGCCGGCATGAGCGAACACGTCAAGCAGCACCTCTTCGAGCCCTTCTTCACCACGAAAGAGGCCGGCAAGGGCACGGGCCTCGGGCTGGCGACGATCTACGGCATCGTCAAGCAGATGGGGGGCTTCATCTGGGTCTACAGTGAAGAGGCGCGCGGCACGACGTTCAAGATCTACTTCCCGCGGTGCAAGGAGGGACAGCAGCAACCGGCAGAGCGGCTGGACTGCGGTCTCACGCTCGGCGGAAAGGAGCGCATTCTCCTCGTCGAGGACGACGGCGCCGTGCGGAAGTTCGCATCGGCCGTCCTGAGCCGCAACGGTTACCAGGTCAGCGAGGCGGAAAACGGGGACGCCGCCCTCTCACACCTGCGGGCACTCGTCGACTGGCCCGACCTCGTCGTGACCGACATCGTAATGCCGGGCATGAACGGACCGGAACTGGCCCGGACGCTCGTCTCGGAACGGCCCGACACCAGGGTGCTGTTTACCTCCGGGTATGCGAGCGGGCGGTTCGCGGAGCGCGGCGCGTTCGAGGGCACCCACGTCCTCGAGAAGCCGTTCGCCGCGACCGACCTGCTCCTGCGCGTGCGCGAGGCGCTGGACAGATAG